A portion of the Mesobacillus jeotgali genome contains these proteins:
- a CDS encoding carbohydrate ABC transporter permease, producing the protein MKTKAYVPYLFIAPAVILFSIFMLYPIISSFILSFQTSAGGVMEFSGLDNYKRLFSDEIFLTALKNTFIILIIQVPLMLFLAIVVATLLNSALLKLKGLFRVTFFLPAVTSLVAYSIIFSIMLMNDGIFNQVLNLFGIDSIPWLSNPFWAKASLIIAMTWRWVGYNMVIYLAGLQNIPEELYEAASMDGASKIRQFFSITIPQLKPVILFTAVLSTIGTLQLFDEPYTLTKGGPSDSTLTIGMYLYQTGFRYFEFGYASTIAYVIVVLIGILTFIQFKVTGDQE; encoded by the coding sequence AATCATTTCTTCATTCATACTAAGCTTCCAAACGAGTGCAGGCGGTGTGATGGAGTTTTCTGGATTAGATAATTACAAGCGGCTGTTTTCGGATGAAATCTTTTTAACCGCGCTTAAAAACACCTTTATCATTTTAATTATCCAAGTTCCTCTCATGTTATTTCTGGCTATCGTGGTTGCAACGCTGTTGAACTCGGCGCTCCTTAAGCTAAAAGGGCTTTTCCGGGTTACGTTTTTCCTTCCGGCTGTAACGTCACTGGTAGCATACTCAATCATTTTCTCCATCATGCTAATGAATGACGGGATTTTTAATCAGGTGCTGAACCTTTTTGGCATTGATTCGATTCCATGGCTTTCAAATCCATTCTGGGCAAAAGCATCCTTGATCATTGCGATGACATGGCGCTGGGTTGGCTATAACATGGTCATTTACCTTGCCGGATTGCAGAATATCCCGGAAGAGCTGTATGAAGCGGCAAGCATGGACGGTGCATCGAAGATCAGGCAGTTCTTCTCCATCACCATTCCGCAGCTAAAGCCAGTCATTTTGTTTACAGCGGTATTATCAACGATTGGAACGCTGCAGTTGTTCGATGAGCCGTACACTTTGACAAAAGGCGGACCTAGTGACTCTACTTTGACAATCGGCATGTACCTATATCAGACAGGATTCCGTTATTTCGAATTTGGCTATGCATCAACCATTGCATATGTAATCGTTGTGCTGATCGGCATCTTGACATTCATCCAATTTAAGGTGACAGGTGATCAAGAATGA
- a CDS encoding carbohydrate ABC transporter permease, translated as MKKQTSIKKISLYIALAIGSLISLFPFYWAAIGATNESGKMFSKPPVLTPGTKLMENLSNLDESINIGRVMFNSLFTASIYTILALLISTMAAYAFAKFDFKGRNVIFGIFLLSMMIPYHATIIPLFKMMAALGWLNTYWALILPNLAYPFAIFLMRQNMLAFPTSLIEAARMDGAGEWKIFYSIVLPSMKPALAATAIFLFMFQWNSFLWPLIALSSTDMYTFPVALSSLFGLSRIDYGQVMAGVTLATVPIIIFFLVLQRQFISGMLGSAVK; from the coding sequence ATGAAAAAACAAACTTCTATTAAAAAAATATCATTATATATTGCATTAGCCATTGGATCTTTAATTTCGCTTTTCCCATTCTACTGGGCCGCAATTGGCGCAACAAATGAGAGCGGAAAGATGTTCTCAAAACCGCCGGTACTGACTCCGGGAACTAAGCTGATGGAGAACCTCTCGAACCTTGATGAATCCATCAACATCGGACGTGTCATGTTCAACTCTCTATTCACAGCAAGTATCTACACGATTTTGGCTCTGTTGATTTCCACCATGGCAGCTTATGCGTTTGCCAAATTCGATTTCAAAGGTCGCAATGTGATTTTCGGGATTTTCTTGTTATCAATGATGATTCCATACCATGCGACAATCATTCCATTGTTTAAAATGATGGCGGCATTAGGCTGGCTTAACACGTACTGGGCATTGATCCTGCCAAACCTTGCTTATCCTTTTGCAATCTTCCTGATGAGACAGAATATGCTCGCATTCCCGACATCTCTGATTGAAGCGGCGAGAATGGACGGAGCAGGCGAGTGGAAGATTTTCTACAGCATCGTATTGCCATCAATGAAGCCTGCACTTGCAGCAACAGCGATCTTTCTATTCATGTTCCAGTGGAATAGCTTCCTATGGCCATTGATTGCGCTCTCTTCAACAGATATGTACACATTCCCTGTTGCGCTTTCCAGCTTGTTCGGCCTTTCCCGTATTGACTATGGCCAGGTAATGGCAGGTGTAACACTGGCAACTGTACCTATTATCATTTTCTTCCTGGTCCTACAGCGCCAGTTCATCTCAGGCATGCTTGGCAGCGCCGTGAAGTAA
- a CDS encoding alpha-galactosidase: MPIFINEEKKQFHLQGKNTSYIFRIMENGQPGHLYFGKKVAHREDFSYLFQLPNEPLGNATFTFEGDQHFSLEFLKQEYPVYGTGDFREPAIQVSQPDGSRVTLFEYDSYKLLNGKPALEGLPAVYTESDDEAETLEIKLVDQKLKAGLTLSYTVFHDRNVILRNARLKNKGTEELEINRMLSMSVDFPDADYDLVHLSGAWIRERNIESNRLHKGIQLIDSKRGTSSSQNNPFLALKALNANEHTGDVFGFNLVYSGNFTAGVQVDHYDTSRVFMGINPFDFSWKLEPGETFQTPEAVMVYAANGLNGMSHSFHDLYQNRLVRGIWRDRERPVLINNWEATYFDFNEEKILSISDEANRLGVELFVLDDGWFEGRNNDTTSLGDWTPDLNKLPNGVKGLAEKVSRDGMKFGIWVEPEMISKKSALYENHPEWVLGVQDRHLSHGRNQFILDLTRQDVRDYLFDSLSKVFGSGPIAYVKWDMNRVMTEIGSAQLPAGRQEETAHRYILGLYDLLERLVSAFPEILFESCASGGNRFDPGMLYYMPQTWTSDNTDAIERLKIQYGTSLVYPLSTMGAHVSSVPNHQTGRITPLETRFNTALFGMFGYELDVTKMTDAEKEEMKKQIIFYKENRSMIQKGDFYRLLSPFEGNDTSWAVVAKDKSEALVAYYRTLAKPNPGLKRVKVHGLDAKTLYRFKETGLEMTGEELANIGLLLPPFYNGTVHTPQTFMAGDFRSVVWKLEAVK; encoded by the coding sequence ATGCCGATTTTTATCAATGAAGAGAAAAAGCAATTTCATTTACAAGGTAAAAACACCAGCTATATTTTCCGAATCATGGAAAATGGGCAGCCAGGGCATCTCTATTTCGGAAAAAAGGTTGCCCATCGAGAGGATTTCTCTTATTTGTTCCAACTCCCTAACGAGCCGCTTGGGAACGCGACCTTTACCTTCGAGGGCGATCAGCATTTTTCCCTTGAGTTCCTGAAGCAGGAATATCCTGTCTATGGAACAGGTGACTTCCGGGAGCCTGCCATCCAGGTGTCACAGCCGGATGGCAGCCGGGTTACTCTTTTTGAATACGATTCATACAAGCTGTTAAATGGAAAGCCAGCATTGGAGGGCCTTCCAGCTGTTTATACTGAAAGCGATGATGAAGCCGAAACACTTGAGATAAAGCTGGTTGATCAGAAGCTAAAAGCAGGATTGACCCTTTCCTACACGGTATTCCATGACCGTAATGTCATCCTGAGGAATGCCAGATTAAAAAATAAAGGCACTGAAGAATTGGAAATCAACAGAATGCTCAGCATGTCCGTAGATTTTCCCGATGCCGATTATGATTTAGTGCACTTGAGCGGTGCCTGGATTCGTGAACGGAATATCGAAAGCAATCGTTTGCACAAAGGAATCCAGCTGATTGACAGTAAACGCGGTACCAGCAGTTCACAGAACAATCCATTCCTGGCACTAAAAGCTTTGAATGCCAATGAGCATACAGGAGATGTGTTTGGCTTCAATCTTGTCTACAGCGGGAACTTCACAGCAGGTGTCCAGGTTGATCATTACGATACTTCGCGTGTTTTCATGGGAATTAATCCATTTGACTTCAGCTGGAAGCTTGAGCCGGGTGAAACCTTCCAAACACCGGAAGCCGTCATGGTCTACGCGGCCAATGGACTGAACGGTATGAGCCACAGCTTCCATGATCTCTACCAAAACAGGCTTGTCAGGGGCATTTGGCGCGACCGTGAACGCCCGGTGCTCATCAATAACTGGGAAGCCACGTACTTTGATTTTAACGAGGAAAAAATTCTCTCCATCTCTGATGAAGCAAATCGGCTTGGAGTTGAGCTGTTCGTACTGGATGATGGCTGGTTCGAGGGACGCAACAACGATACAACATCCCTTGGAGATTGGACACCAGACCTGAACAAGCTGCCAAACGGTGTGAAGGGCCTAGCTGAAAAAGTCAGCCGGGACGGGATGAAGTTTGGTATCTGGGTAGAGCCTGAAATGATCTCAAAGAAGAGTGCACTTTATGAGAACCATCCAGAATGGGTTCTTGGAGTCCAGGACCGCCATCTGAGCCACGGCCGGAATCAGTTCATTCTTGATTTGACAAGACAGGATGTCAGGGATTATCTGTTTGATTCTCTTTCCAAGGTATTTGGCTCCGGCCCGATTGCTTACGTCAAATGGGACATGAACCGGGTCATGACAGAAATCGGCTCGGCACAGCTGCCGGCAGGGCGCCAGGAGGAAACGGCCCATCGATATATCCTTGGCTTATATGACTTGCTCGAGCGTCTCGTTTCCGCTTTCCCGGAAATCTTGTTCGAATCATGTGCAAGCGGCGGAAATCGCTTCGATCCTGGAATGCTATACTACATGCCGCAAACATGGACCAGCGACAACACGGACGCCATCGAAAGGCTGAAAATCCAGTACGGAACATCGCTTGTCTATCCGCTGAGCACGATGGGTGCACATGTATCAAGTGTACCAAACCATCAGACGGGAAGAATCACTCCGCTGGAAACCAGATTCAACACAGCATTATTCGGCATGTTTGGATATGAATTAGATGTTACGAAAATGACAGATGCAGAAAAAGAAGAGATGAAAAAGCAAATCATCTTTTACAAAGAAAATCGTTCTATGATTCAAAAAGGTGATTTTTACCGGCTGCTTAGCCCGTTTGAAGGGAATGACACTTCCTGGGCAGTGGTAGCGAAGGATAAATCCGAAGCACTTGTTGCTTATTACCGGACACTTGCGAAACCCAACCCGGGCTTGAAGCGGGTAAAGGTACACGGACTTGATGCAAAGACTTTATATCGATTCAAAGAAACCGGACTAGAAATGACCGGAGAGGAATTAGCAAATATCGGATTGCTGCTGCCTCCTTTTTACAATGGGACGGTCCATACCCCTCAAACTTTCATGGCTGGGGATTTTCGTTCGGTTGTCTGGAAACTGGAAGCAGTAAAGTAG
- a CDS encoding galactokinase — protein sequence MEERTAQFIEIFGESQEPTRSFFAPGRVNLIGEHIDYNGGHVLPVALEIGTYAIARKRDDKKLKLYSSNFSDKGVIEADLEDLRYKKDQDWANFPIGVFRYMQTEIGFKHGMDVFFEGNIPNGAGLSSSASIELVTAVLVNENYQLGVSTLELVRLSQNVENKFIGVNCGIMDQFAVGFGKEGHAILLDCETLDYRYTPFELSDSKIVIANTNKKRGLADSAYNERRSTCEAALEKLQKELPISNLAEMSPEQFEEHKGLLTGEEVKRVRHVVTENHRTVKAIEILEQGNLDAFGELMKASHLSLRDDYEVSGKELDALAEAAWEQEGTIGARMTGAGFGGCTVNIVKNEQVDAFIEEVGKKYKEKIGYEATFYIVNAGGGAREITASQE from the coding sequence GTGGAAGAAAGAACAGCGCAATTTATCGAGATATTTGGTGAGAGCCAGGAACCGACTCGTTCCTTTTTTGCTCCCGGGCGAGTGAATTTGATTGGCGAGCATATTGACTATAATGGCGGGCATGTTTTACCGGTCGCGCTTGAAATCGGAACATATGCGATTGCAAGGAAGAGAGATGACAAGAAACTAAAGCTGTATTCGAGCAATTTTTCCGATAAAGGAGTTATCGAAGCAGATTTAGAGGATTTAAGATATAAAAAAGATCAGGACTGGGCCAACTTCCCGATCGGAGTTTTTAGGTACATGCAGACAGAGATCGGCTTCAAGCATGGCATGGACGTCTTTTTTGAAGGGAATATCCCTAACGGAGCTGGGCTGTCCTCTTCAGCATCAATCGAACTTGTCACAGCAGTACTGGTAAATGAAAACTATCAGCTTGGTGTTTCCACGCTAGAGTTGGTGAGATTGAGCCAGAATGTTGAAAACAAATTCATCGGAGTAAACTGCGGCATCATGGACCAGTTTGCCGTCGGCTTTGGCAAAGAAGGGCACGCCATTTTGCTGGATTGTGAGACGCTTGATTACCGCTATACGCCATTTGAACTTTCGGACAGCAAGATAGTGATCGCTAACACAAACAAGAAAAGAGGGCTGGCCGATTCTGCCTATAATGAGCGGAGAAGTACATGCGAGGCCGCTTTGGAAAAACTGCAGAAGGAATTGCCGATTTCCAATCTTGCCGAAATGTCCCCGGAGCAATTTGAGGAACACAAAGGCTTGCTGACAGGGGAAGAAGTGAAACGTGTCCGTCACGTGGTAACGGAAAACCACCGGACGGTAAAAGCGATTGAAATTCTCGAGCAAGGGAACCTGGATGCATTTGGAGAATTGATGAAAGCATCCCACCTTTCTCTAAGGGATGATTATGAAGTCAGCGGCAAGGAACTGGATGCACTGGCAGAAGCCGCCTGGGAGCAGGAAGGCACAATCGGGGCGAGGATGACAGGCGCAGGTTTTGGCGGCTGCACAGTCAACATCGTGAAAAACGAGCAGGTGGATGCTTTTATCGAGGAAGTAGGCAAGAAATATAAAGAAAAAATCGGCTATGAAGCCACTTTTTATATCGTAAATGCAGGCGGCGGTGCCAGGGAAATCACCGCTTCACAGGAATAG
- a CDS encoding beta-galactosidase, whose translation MYLGVDYYPEHWPKEMMKQDIQGIKGLGANMVRIGEFAWHLMEKEEGQFDFSFFDEVISELKKEGFSVMFGTPTATFPAWLADKYPDILSEDENGHVRVFGGRRQYCFNSDVYRKYSAQITQKLVEHYRDEEAIVAWQIDNEFGHEGSDMCYCDQCHRGFQTFLEKKYPSIDELNERWGTIFWGQTYNKFSEIPIPKPTITTHNPALKLDWARFRSESVNSYAHEMTAIVHEAKGPHQQVTTNVSGGFFGKWFDHAENVRTMDFVSYDNYPVWGGLEKPIAPAAIAMAHDFNRGLMDKNYWIVEELMGAQGHDIIGYLPRPNQAKMWSYQAFAHGCTDLLYFRWRGMTKGAEQFCYGVVDHDNRYGRKYEEVKSVFNDIRQYENVLNSEIQAEIAVIYDYNNIWSWRSQQQSAGFDFTAELLRLYEPFFNKNAAIDVIPIDRDFTKYKVIVVPVLQLINEELAARFREFAEKGGTIIFSYRAGLKDSDNNIYLGKTLPGHIADITGIEIHETESLSSSTTVEIVNDETGNRSEMSVWRDLITPKTAKVLYRYDGEFYKSSAAVTKNDFGKGTVYYIGGGVGNDVLNVIAADILEKHDIWNLETSEELEVYRRILDGKEYFFVMNHSSEEVAFREEMLPPFASKVIKGTL comes from the coding sequence ATGTACCTTGGTGTAGATTACTATCCAGAGCATTGGCCAAAGGAAATGATGAAGCAGGACATCCAGGGCATCAAAGGTCTTGGAGCTAATATGGTCAGGATCGGGGAATTCGCCTGGCATTTGATGGAGAAGGAAGAAGGGCAGTTTGACTTCTCCTTCTTTGATGAAGTAATTTCAGAGCTGAAAAAGGAAGGCTTTTCGGTCATGTTTGGAACGCCTACTGCAACATTCCCCGCCTGGCTTGCGGACAAATACCCTGACATCCTATCTGAAGACGAAAATGGACATGTCCGTGTATTTGGCGGCAGAAGGCAGTACTGCTTCAATTCAGACGTCTACCGAAAATACAGCGCCCAAATCACGCAAAAGCTGGTGGAGCATTACAGAGATGAAGAAGCAATAGTTGCCTGGCAGATCGACAATGAATTTGGCCATGAAGGCAGCGATATGTGCTATTGTGATCAGTGCCATCGTGGATTCCAGACGTTCCTCGAAAAGAAATACCCAAGTATTGATGAACTGAACGAGCGATGGGGAACGATTTTTTGGGGACAAACGTATAACAAGTTTTCGGAAATACCTATACCTAAGCCAACCATCACCACCCATAACCCCGCATTAAAGCTTGATTGGGCAAGATTCCGTTCTGAATCTGTCAATAGCTACGCGCACGAGATGACAGCGATTGTCCATGAAGCCAAAGGTCCTCATCAGCAGGTAACCACAAATGTTTCTGGCGGTTTCTTCGGTAAATGGTTCGACCATGCGGAAAACGTCAGGACTATGGATTTTGTTTCTTACGATAACTATCCAGTATGGGGCGGCCTTGAAAAACCGATCGCTCCCGCGGCCATTGCGATGGCACATGATTTCAACCGTGGCCTTATGGATAAAAACTATTGGATCGTTGAGGAATTGATGGGTGCTCAGGGGCATGACATCATTGGCTATCTGCCTAGGCCAAATCAGGCAAAAATGTGGTCCTATCAGGCATTTGCCCATGGCTGCACAGACCTGCTGTACTTCCGCTGGCGCGGGATGACAAAAGGGGCTGAGCAATTCTGTTACGGAGTTGTCGACCACGATAATCGCTATGGCAGAAAATATGAAGAGGTTAAATCAGTCTTCAATGATATCCGCCAATATGAAAATGTCCTGAATTCAGAAATTCAAGCTGAAATCGCTGTCATTTACGATTATAATAATATATGGTCCTGGCGTTCGCAGCAGCAAAGTGCAGGCTTTGACTTCACTGCAGAACTGCTTCGCCTGTATGAACCATTCTTCAACAAGAATGCAGCAATTGATGTGATCCCTATTGACCGTGACTTTACAAAGTATAAAGTCATCGTCGTACCGGTACTGCAATTGATCAATGAAGAGCTTGCTGCGAGATTCAGAGAGTTTGCCGAAAAGGGTGGAACAATTATTTTCTCTTATCGAGCAGGCTTGAAGGACAGTGATAATAATATCTATCTTGGGAAGACATTGCCCGGGCATATTGCCGATATTACAGGAATTGAAATTCATGAAACTGAATCCCTTTCATCATCAACGACGGTGGAGATTGTCAATGATGAGACGGGCAATCGTTCCGAGATGTCAGTTTGGCGGGATTTGATTACACCAAAAACGGCAAAAGTTTTGTATCGCTATGATGGCGAGTTTTACAAGTCCAGCGCTGCAGTTACGAAAAATGACTTCGGTAAAGGAACCGTTTACTACATCGGTGGCGGTGTCGGAAACGATGTCCTGAATGTTATTGCCGCAGATATTCTTGAAAAGCATGATATTTGGAACCTTGAGACGAGTGAAGAACTCGAAGTATACAGAAGAATTCTCGATGGCAAGGAGTATTTCTTTGTGATGAACCACTCATCTGAAGAAGTGGCTTTTAGGGAAGAAATGCTTCCTCCTTTTGCATCGAAGGTTATTAAAGGAACCTTATAG
- a CDS encoding LacI family DNA-binding transcriptional regulator, which produces MATLKDIAERAGVSLATVSRVLNYDNTLSVSDETRKKVIEIAQQLNYKSMRQRSSRPQPERTKIGLVYWYSQEQELADPYYMSIRLGVEKESFERKIDLVKMFKNADYQMDDWVDGLDGIIAVGKYSEGDIEQFKSMAGNIVLVDYTPSDTYDSIVVDFRKAMIQLLEYLIEQDHNQIGFIGGREFVRGDLPLKDERETTFYEFLKLRDMYIPEYVWTGNFTSEDGYKLMAEALKKPGRPSAFVVANDSMAIGALRALHEAGVKVPDEISLVSFNDIATSRFLQPSLTTVKVHTEFMGEAAVELLMEQIESKRTISKKVVVPFEIEIRESSGPVNIKITEKNAPGC; this is translated from the coding sequence ATGGCTACACTAAAAGATATTGCTGAACGCGCTGGCGTCTCATTAGCGACTGTTTCAAGAGTGCTGAATTACGACAATACCTTATCTGTTTCAGATGAAACGAGGAAAAAGGTTATTGAGATTGCCCAGCAGCTCAATTATAAGTCCATGCGGCAGCGCAGCTCCCGTCCGCAGCCAGAACGAACTAAAATCGGCCTTGTTTACTGGTATTCCCAGGAGCAGGAATTAGCCGATCCTTATTATATGTCGATCAGGCTAGGCGTGGAAAAAGAAAGCTTCGAACGGAAAATCGACCTGGTTAAAATGTTCAAGAACGCTGACTACCAGATGGATGATTGGGTAGATGGCCTTGATGGAATCATCGCTGTCGGAAAGTACAGTGAAGGAGACATCGAGCAATTCAAATCCATGGCAGGAAATATCGTCCTTGTCGATTACACGCCATCAGATACCTATGATTCCATTGTCGTCGACTTCCGGAAAGCGATGATTCAGCTTCTTGAATACCTGATTGAGCAGGATCACAATCAGATTGGCTTTATCGGCGGCCGGGAATTTGTCAGGGGTGACCTGCCATTAAAGGACGAACGGGAAACAACATTTTACGAGTTTTTAAAACTAAGAGACATGTACATTCCTGAGTATGTCTGGACTGGCAATTTCACCTCTGAGGATGGATATAAGCTCATGGCTGAAGCGCTGAAAAAGCCTGGAAGACCAAGTGCCTTTGTAGTTGCGAATGATTCAATGGCAATCGGTGCATTAAGAGCGCTTCATGAAGCAGGGGTTAAGGTACCTGATGAAATCTCGCTCGTGAGCTTCAACGACATCGCGACATCCCGATTTTTACAGCCGTCCCTGACAACTGTTAAAGTTCACACTGAATTCATGGGTGAGGCTGCTGTTGAATTACTGATGGAACAAATCGAATCGAAACGGACCATCTCCAAAAAGGTTGTTGTTCCGTTTGAGATTGAGATCAGGGAAAGCAGCGGACCGGTAAATATAAAAATAACAGAAAAGAATGCTCCTGGCTGTTGA
- a CDS encoding C40 family peptidase: MFKRILAALLFFTLVATVAPSIDQASASGKTYYVKVNSGKLNVRKTASTSGAIITKLAKGQAVTVTSQSKGWARISVKGKNGYVSSKFIAPKTINKTAVKKTAVKKASVTPVGDYKSQAISVAKSNLGVKYKWAGNNPNGFDCSGLVNYSFAKAGVNLPRTAGEMYNVGTKVTAFQPGDLLFYATSGGRKVTHVAIYIGNGEMIHSATSKGVSIASINNPYWKPRFIGAKRL; encoded by the coding sequence TTGTTTAAGAGAATACTAGCAGCATTATTGTTCTTTACACTAGTAGCCACTGTCGCACCGTCAATAGATCAAGCCTCTGCCTCTGGAAAAACCTATTATGTCAAAGTGAATTCTGGTAAATTGAATGTCCGTAAAACGGCATCTACATCTGGTGCTATTATTACTAAACTAGCAAAAGGACAAGCTGTTACGGTAACTTCTCAATCAAAAGGTTGGGCAAGAATTTCGGTAAAAGGGAAAAATGGATATGTAAGTTCAAAATTTATAGCACCCAAAACAATCAATAAAACAGCGGTAAAGAAAACAGCTGTTAAAAAAGCATCAGTAACACCTGTTGGTGATTATAAATCGCAAGCAATCTCAGTTGCAAAAAGCAATTTGGGAGTAAAATATAAATGGGCAGGAAATAACCCCAACGGATTTGATTGCTCAGGCCTTGTAAACTATTCATTTGCGAAGGCAGGAGTTAATTTACCTCGTACTGCCGGTGAAATGTACAATGTTGGCACTAAAGTGACGGCTTTTCAACCCGGTGACCTGTTATTCTACGCAACTAGCGGCGGAAGGAAAGTCACTCATGTAGCTATATACATCGGCAATGGAGAAATGATTCACTCTGCAACTTCAAAGGGTGTTTCCATTGCAAGCATTAACAATCCATATTGGAAGCCAAGATTTATTGGCGCTAAAAGACTATAA
- a CDS encoding LTA synthase family protein translates to MFKYEYLLFFADFPFLFLLQKKVTRRNIQIGAKKFLILVTINFIILFWGFYRSSQAISELSKYNSLGLFAYQLMDVASETGLLFKEEKNITPDLVKSSKPSQLNAELQLRGSAKNKNLIIVQLESVQSFLLNKRIGGAEITPNLNKLIQESYFFPNFYTQVGKGNTSDAEFLINSSIYALGSEPMSTAIAGKEVPSLPRKLKQAGYYSATFHANEVSFWSRKEMYEALGFDGYFDQEYFGTEDYIAYGVSDEILYKKTVEKLASLKDEKFYAHIIALSSHYPYDLPKTKNKYTITLPEDYNGSIVGSYIKSVSYADYAFGKLIEELKKSGLYDDSLIVVYGDHQGVQTQNEKDTALVNEIIGHDYHPILDHLNVPLIVKVPFQKGKIVNSVGGLVDVYPTIANLLGLDLGEEIIFGIDLINTKTNTIGFRFYAPTGTFVTSQYAYAPGKTKASGVLTSLPDRRKREASQQSLEELNKVIDYINLSDEYIRTMK, encoded by the coding sequence TTGTTCAAATATGAATATTTATTGTTTTTTGCAGATTTTCCTTTCCTGTTTTTGTTACAGAAGAAAGTTACTCGAAGAAACATACAAATCGGAGCAAAAAAATTCCTGATACTCGTAACTATTAACTTCATCATTCTGTTTTGGGGCTTTTACAGGTCATCACAGGCTATCAGTGAATTAAGCAAATATAATTCATTAGGTTTATTCGCCTATCAATTGATGGATGTTGCTTCAGAAACTGGCCTTTTATTTAAAGAAGAGAAAAATATTACTCCTGATTTGGTTAAAAGCAGTAAGCCATCTCAACTGAATGCAGAGTTACAATTAAGAGGGTCGGCCAAAAATAAGAACCTAATAATCGTTCAATTGGAGTCAGTTCAAAGTTTTTTGCTCAACAAACGTATTGGAGGGGCTGAAATAACACCTAATCTGAACAAGCTCATCCAGGAATCTTACTTTTTTCCAAACTTCTACACCCAGGTAGGCAAAGGCAACACATCTGATGCAGAATTCCTGATTAACAGTTCCATATACGCGCTTGGAAGTGAACCAATGTCCACCGCCATAGCTGGTAAGGAAGTGCCGAGTTTGCCCCGGAAGTTGAAACAAGCTGGTTATTATTCTGCCACTTTTCATGCCAATGAGGTTTCCTTTTGGAGCAGAAAAGAGATGTATGAAGCTTTGGGCTTTGACGGGTATTTTGATCAGGAGTATTTTGGAACAGAAGATTATATTGCTTATGGTGTTTCAGATGAGATTTTATATAAAAAAACAGTGGAAAAATTGGCAAGTCTAAAAGACGAGAAATTTTACGCCCACATCATCGCTTTATCCAGCCATTACCCATATGACCTTCCAAAAACCAAAAACAAATATACTATAACATTACCTGAGGATTATAACGGATCAATCGTTGGTTCTTATATCAAATCTGTCAGTTATGCTGACTACGCATTTGGTAAATTGATTGAAGAACTAAAAAAATCTGGCCTCTATGATGATTCATTGATTGTAGTTTACGGGGACCACCAGGGTGTCCAAACCCAAAATGAAAAAGACACTGCACTGGTTAATGAAATTATTGGCCATGATTATCATCCCATACTAGATCATTTAAATGTTCCACTAATAGTGAAAGTGCCTTTCCAAAAAGGTAAGATAGTTAACTCAGTTGGCGGCCTGGTCGATGTCTATCCAACTATCGCAAACCTATTAGGACTTGATCTTGGAGAAGAAATTATTTTTGGCATTGACCTGATAAACACTAAAACAAATACAATCGGCTTTCGCTTTTATGCTCCTACTGGAACATTTGTAACTAGTCAGTATGCATATGCTCCAGGGAAAACAAAAGCTAGCGGTGTGCTTACGTCTCTACCTGATAGAAGAAAAAGGGAGGCTAGCCAACAATCATTGGAAGAATTGAACAAGGTCATTGATTACATAAACCTATCAGATGAATATATACGTACCATGAAATAA